Proteins co-encoded in one Aspergillus luchuensis IFO 4308 DNA, chromosome 6, nearly complete sequence genomic window:
- the clcA gene encoding putative C6 finger domain protein (COG:S;~EggNog:ENOG410PK6N;~InterPro:IPR036864,IPR001138;~PFAM:PF00172;~go_function: GO:0000981 - DNA-binding transcription factor activity, RNA polymerase II-specific [Evidence IEA];~go_function: GO:0008270 - zinc ion binding [Evidence IEA];~go_process: GO:0006355 - regulation of transcription, DNA-templated [Evidence IEA]): MTIPLSRLSTVDPRQPAISGHNRGLLNADVVPINDKQKVFLAGSGPPSPMHRVQPLDGSHGPPSAPAVYEQPWRPPYSSSYDGHPADQRRTSNAPQPALPPHGYPINPNRELPQLPPDGPYARQGSLPGPVHTPPEAPTPHPSFRPMNGTPHEAAPHSAPPDYRSRMSFTPQEPHSNGDAPLPAHTLPPTQYPTPVPHMSSHTPTPYDSGLYGNQAYGIRQQRKAARAQQACDQCRTRKAKCDEGRPACSHCKENNLICVYKEVPPHKQEKATQLLLDRISQLEDGLNEKIERINALQVEHSNQLTALYPRLKEAKAISTKETTEKPAIPRISKADIPDILQKTETKEEDMNAIVGQELERAEGEVIPQGEDGDLSIPVEHTTAAHKLLSWPSIKALLEPREYDEDYVMKLEEERGLILVYGRGEGHDTSESPAMTFSSSSSSSRSNWDQNYSNGAPASGQWNPGAIQNGTHLKPLGPSIDDFGIFSTDAKTVRRYHQSYLNHMHKLHPFINLTELSASIESFIQKYCLPDVSVPVNILNSHTAGDIPRGAKRKRSCDTLHGAGCDVQFPPGAKHEGSSGRRVEKSLENAIVLLVLALGSICEVQGAIPGPVTDTPVDFQKERIPGPSTRSMLSSADTELVMQSQGSFFSQTSNHSFSPVTGGQKAAPDRSPYPDNSHLRNVDVIPGLAYYAYAAQILGSLQGANGLYHVQAALLAGLYAGQLAHPFQSHGWIYQAARACQVLVRSKRYEQMNDGPLKDLYNFAYWTCLQLESDILAELDLPASGISRAEARIELPKGRTLSLPNDPAAPNTMMMFFYSAQIHLRKVLNRVHTDLYKVEKQNENRWSANVQEILSMNLELWRSSLPDIMRWKDADPPHEDINVARMRAKYYGARYIIHRPLLYWALHHSHPAENGRSASVDSPTGSAMSGAKSQQVSPSMAHSQRAINMARLSSDVGTMGRSAPTPTPVPTGSRPALAYRDLNPKLRRACKVCIDSAILSTEAFDGIKGRPVVTNIFGTAHAQFGNMLVLSATYMSSLSELVDRNDLDRLLKRTIRFLLQSREISPTLRADAKILSEIYEKIFGEPADIVAP; this comes from the exons ATGACTATCCCACTGAGTCGACTATCCACCGTGGATCCGCGGCAACCTGCAATTAGTGGCCATAACCGGGGCCTCTTGAACGCCGACGTCGTCCCGATCAACGACAAGCAGAAAGTCTTTCTTGCCGGTTCTGGCCCTCCGTCGCCAATGCATCGCGTACAACCTCTGGACGGATCGCATGGTCCGCCCAGTGCTCCAGCAGTCTACGAGCAGCCATGGCGCCCTCCATACTCGTCTTCTTATGACGGACATCCTGCGGACCAGCGTCGCACATCGAATGCTCCTCAGCCTGCGCTCCCACCCCACGGATACCCGATCAACCCAAACCGGGAGCTGCCGCAGCTCCCACCAGACGGTCCATATGCCCGACAGGGCAGCTTGCCTGGTCCGGTGCATACCCCCCCGGAAGCCCCCACTCCTCATCCCAGCTTTCGTCCTATGAACGGAACCCCCCATGAGGCCGCTCCCCATTCAGCACCCCCCGACTATCGCTCGCGGATGTCTTTCACCCCTCAGGAGCCTCACAGCAATGGGGACGCTCCGCTCCCCGCCCACACTTTACCCCCGACTCAGTATCCCACTCCGGTTCCGCATATGTCGTCGCATACTCCTACGCCGTACGACTCAGGTCTTTACGGAAACCAGGCTTACGGGATTCGCCAACAGCGAAAGGCCGCGCGAGCGCAACAG GCCTGCGATCAGTGCCGAACGAGAAAGGCCAAATGCGATGAAGGCCGGCCTGCTTGTAGCCATTGCAAGGAGAACAACTTGATATGCGTTTATAAAGAAGTTCCCCCTCACAA GCAAGAAAAGGCAACACAGCTTCTTCTGGACCGTATCTCCCAGTTGGAAGACGGTCTCAACGAAAAGATCGAACGCATTAATGCCCTCCAGGTCGAGCACTCGAACCAACTTACTGCGCTGTATCCTCGGTTGAAAGAGGCTAAAGCGATAAGTACCAAGGAGACGACAGAGAAGCCGGCAATTCCTCGGATATCGAAGGCGGATATACCTGATATCTTACAAAAGACCGAAactaaagaagaagacatgaACGCGATTGTCGGACAGGAGCTCGAAAGAGCCGAAGGGGAAGTGATTCCGCAGGGCGAAGACGGTGATCTTTCAATTCCTGTCGAGCATACCACTGCAGCCCACAAGTTGCTTTCGTGGCCGTCTATCAAGGCTCTTCTTGAACCAAGAGAGTACGACGAAGATTATGTTAtgaagctggaagaggagcgagGATTGATCCTCGTTTACGGCCGCGGTGAGGGACACGATACTAGTGAAAGCCCGGCAATgacattctcatcatcatcatcatcgtcccgATCCAACTGGGATCAAAATTACAGCAATGGGGCTCCTGCTAGCGGCCAATGGAACCCAGGCGCCATCCAAAATGGCACTCATCTCAAACCCCTCGGACCCAGCATTGATGATTTTGGAATATTCAGCACAGATGCCAAAACCGTTCGTCGTTATCACCAAAGCTACCTGAATCACATGCATAAGcttcatccattcatcaacCTAACCGAATTGAGCGCAAGCATCGAATCATTCATTCAGAAATACTGCTTACCCGACGTTTCTGTTCCGGTAAACATCCTGAACAGTCATACCGCCGGTGACATACCACGCGGTGCGAAGAGGAAGCGTTCATGCGATACGCTACACGGTGCTGGATGCGACGTCCAGTTTCCCCCTGGCGCCAAACACGAAGGCTCTAGCGGACGTCGCGTGGAGAAGTCACTGGAAAATGCTATTGTTCTCTTGGTTCTTGCACTTGGCAGTATTTGTGAAGTTCAAGGAGCCATCCCTGGTCCAGTTACTGACACGCCTGTGGACTTTCAGAAGGAGCGGATTCCTGGACCCTCTACACGCAGCATGCTATCATCAGCAGATACAGAATTAGTTATGCAGTCCCAGGGAAGTTTCTTCTCGCAGACAAGTAACCATTCTTTTTCACCTGTTACCGGAGGGCAGAAGGCTGCTCCCGATCGGTCGCCATACCCGGACAATAGTCACTTACGGAACGTGGATGTCATTCCTGGCTTGGCATATTATGCGTATGCCGCGCAGATATTGGGGAGTCTACAAGGCGCGAACGGGCTCTATCATGTTCAAGCAGCCTTGTTAGCAGGACTCTATGCGGGGCAGCTAGCACATCCTTTCCAGAGCCATGGATGGATCTACCAGGCGGCCAGAGCATGCCAAGTGCTTGTCCGATC GAAACGGTATGAGCAAATGAATGACGGCCCGCTGAAAGACCTATACAACTTTGCGTACTGGACCTGCCTGCAGCTCGAGAG TGACATTCTTGCCGAACTGGATCTTCCGGCTAGTGGTATATCTCGCGCGGAAGCACGGATTGAGTTGCCGAAGGGCCGAACTCTCTCTTTGCCTAACGACCCTGCTGCTCCGAAcaccatgatgatgttcttttACTCCGCCCAGATCCATTTGAGAAAGGTTCTGAACCGTGTTCACACCGATCTATACAAAGTCGAAA AACAGAATGAGAACAGGTGGTCTGCTAACGTACAGGAGATCCTGAGCATGAACCTTGAATTGTGGAGAAGCAGCTTACCCGACATAATGAGGTGGAAGGACGCGGACCCTCCACATGAGGACATCAATGTTGCTCGGATGCGAGCTAAATACTACGGCGCACGCTACATTATCCATCGTCCCCTCCTTTATTGGGCTCTGCATCATTCGCATCCTGCCGAGAATGGTCGATCAGCGTCAGTGGACTCTCCTACCGGATCAGCGATGTCGGGAGCGAAGTCGCAGCAGGTCTCGCCCTCAATGGCGCACAGCCAACGTGCTATCAATATGGCGCGATTGTCTAGTGATGTTGGTACCATGGGTCGATCGGCACCGACGCCAACCCCCGTTCCGACAGGATCGCGACCAGCACTTGCGTATCGCGATCTCAACCCGAAATTACGAAGAGCGTGCAAAGTGTGCATAGACTCCGCCATATTGAGTACCGAGGCTTTTGATGGCATCAAAGGTCGGCCGGTAGTAACTAATATCTTCGGCACAGCTCATGC TCAATTCGGTAACATGCTTGTATTGTCAGCCACGTATATGTCGAGTCTTTCAGAGTTGGTTGACCGGAATGACCTTGATCGCTTGCTTAAGCGAACAATACGCTTCCTCCTTCAAAGCCGCGAGATATCGCCAACCCTACGCGCCGATGCAAAGATCCTCAGCGAGATATATGAGAAGATCTTTGGAGAGCCAGCCGATATCGTGGCTCCGTAA